CCATCCGCACCGACCACGAACAGGGTCCGGTTGGCCGTCGTCGCGCGGCTGTGAACGGCGCCGTACGCGTACGCGGTCGCCAGATCCACGTCGCTCGCCATGACGAACGGGAACTGGTCGTCGCTCGCCCAGCTCACGAGCTCTTCCTGGGTGTCGGCGCTGATGGCGATTAGCACCACGTCCCGGC
This Gemmatimonadota bacterium DNA region includes the following protein-coding sequences:
- a CDS encoding redoxin domain-containing protein produces the protein MHAYRDQYAQIFNGGRDVVLIAISADTQEELVSWASDDQFPFVMASDVDLATAYAYGAVHSRATTANRTLFVVGADG